GCGCGCTCCAGGCGCTCGAGCTTCCCGTCGAGCTCACCCTCGAAGCCGGGGCGGATGTCAGCCTTGATCACGAGCGAGACGCGCGAGCCGAAGGGCAGCACCGCCTCCGTGGCGCGTTTGACGACGTCGAAGACCTCGTCCCAATCTCCCTCGATCTCGGTGAACATGCTGCTCGTGCGGTGCGGGAGCCCCGACGCTCGCACCACCTTCACGGCCTCGGCTACGGCATCGGACACCGAGGCGTCGGCCTTGCCGGTGCCGCTCGGTGCGACGGAGAATGCGACGATCATGCGTGATCCTTCCTTTCTGATTCAACGGAGCGAGCCGGGCGCCGCGCGAACAGCAGGGCGATGAGCGCGCCGACCAGGATGACACCCATGGGCATGAGGATCGACTCGGCCATCGCTGCGGAGAAGCCCTCGTGGAGCGCCTCCGGGAGCGCGCCCGATCCGCCGCCTTCGGCCCCGGCCCCGCCGGCGGCATCGGCGACCTCCGAGCCCAGCTGGGCCGCGATCCGCGACCCCATGAACGCGGCCATCGCCGCGGAGCCGAGCACCGCGCCTACCTGGCGGCTCGTGTTGTAGACACCCGATCCCGCTCCTGCGAGATGGCGTGCGAGACCGAACGTGGTGATCGACGCGAGCGGCCCCCACATGAAGGCGTTGCCGAAGCCGAGCACGGCACTCGGGATCAGCAGCAGCCAGAGCGGCACGTCGGGCCGCGACATGAAGTAGTAGCACACGAGCCCCGCGGCCACGAGCAGCAGACCGAGCACCGGCAGACGGCGCGGATCGCGGTTGTCGATCAGCAGCCCGACCGGGCGCGCGAGCAGGATCGACAGCACGGCCATCGGCACCATCATGAGCGCCGACTGCGTGGGGGTGAGCCCGCGCACGAGCTGCAGATAGAACATGAGCGGGAGCGACATGCCGGTGACCGCGAAACCCACGGTCACGATCACGGCCGACCCGACCGAGAAGTTTCGGTCGCGGAAGATCTGCAGCGGAATCAGCGGCTCGCCCTTCTGCACCCGCTGCCACACCACGAACAGCGCCAGCACGACCGCGCCCGCGATGATGAGGCTCCAGACCGTGATCGGGCCCCAGATCGTGCCCCATTCGAAGCTCTCGCCCTCCTGGATACCGAACACCAGCAGGAACATGCCCACGGCGCTGAGCAGTACGCCCAGCCAGTCGAAGCGGTGCGCGTTCGTCGGCAGCACCGGCACGAAGCGCAGCGCGCACACGAAGGCGATCACGCCGACCGGCACGTTGATGAAGAAGATCCACTCCCAACCCCAGGCGTCGACGAGGAAACCGCCGAGGATCGGACCCACCAGCGTGGCCACACCCGCGGTGACGCCCCAGACCGCCATCGCCGAGCCGCGTTCCCGCGGCGGGAAGATGCGCGTGATCACCGACATGGTCTGCGGAGTCATGAGCGACGCCCCGAGCCCCTGGAAGACCCGGGCCGCGATGAGGGTCTCGACTCCGGAGGCGAGGCCGCAGGCCAGCGACGAGAGCGTGAAGATCAAGAGGCCGACGAGGTAGACGCGGCGCGGGCCGAAGCGGTCGCCGAGGCGGCCGGTGATGAGCAGGGGCACCGCGTAGGCCAGCAGATAGGCGCTCGTCGCCCACAGCGTCGCCACCATCGTGGTGTCGAGACCGCGCATGATGGACGGGTTCGCGACCGACACGATCGTCGTGTCCACGAGGATCATGAAGAAGCCGATGACCATCGACCAGAGGGCGGGCCACGGCCTGATATCGGGTTGCCGCGAGGGCTGTTCGATGCTCACCAGGCAAGCCTACTCCGGGCCTCCGACACTCACCCCTGGGCACGGCGGCCGACCTTCGATAGCGTCGAGGCATGACTGCTGCAGGCGCCCCCCTTCCCGCTTCACCGATCCCGATCGCTCCCGGCGTGGAGATGCCCCAGCTCGGCTACGGCCTCTACAAGGTGCCCGCCGAGGATGCCGAGCATCTCGTCGGGCTCGCTCTCGCAGCCGGCTACCGGCACCTCGACGGCGCAGCGTTCTACGGCAATGAGGCGGGGGTGGGGCGCGGGATCCGCACCGCACTCGAGTCCGGCCTCTCCCGCGAGGATCTGTTCGTCACCAGCAAGGTGTGGAACACCGAGCAGGGCTACGACCGGACGCTGCGCGCGTTCGATCGCACCCTCGACGATCTCGGGCTCGAACAGCTCGATCTCTTCCTCATCCACTGGCCGTGCGCGGAGCGCGGACTGTTCATCGAGACCTATCGCGCGCTGGAGCGCCTGCACTCAGAGGGCCGGGTCCGGGCGATCGGCGTGAGCAACTTCCAGATCCCGCACCTGGAGCGACTACTCGACAGCACGGAGACCGTGCCGGCGGTCAACCAGGTCGAGCTGCACCCGTGGCTGCAGCAGAGAGACCTGCGCGAGTTCCACGCCGAGCACGGCATCACCACCGAAGCCTGGTCGCCGCTCGCCCGCGGGCGACTGCTCGACGATCCCGCGCTCCTCGGCCTCGCGCGGGATCGCGGCGTCTCGGTGGCGCAGCTCGTGATCCGCTGGCACCTCCAGATCGGCAACGCGGTGATCCCGAAGGCGAGCAGCGCGGCACGCATCGCCGAGAACGGGGACGTGTTCTCGTTCGAGCTCGACGCCGCGAGCATGGACACGCTTGCGGCCATGGATCGCGGCTTCCGCAGCGGCTCGCACCCCGACGAGGTGAACTGAGAGCCGGCGACCTACCCCTTGATCGCCTCGCTCAGCTTCACCTTCGCCCCGGTGCGCAGGATCGAATTGCTGTAGATGCGGGCGCCGATCCAGAGCACGATCGCGATCGAGACGAGCAGCACGCCGACCGAGAGCAGCGGCTCCCACCACTCGGCGGTGCCGAGGTACAGGCGCATCGGCATGCCGATCGGAGCCGAGAACGGAACGTAGCTCATGATCGCGAGCGCCTGCGGGTTGTCGTTGAAGAAGATGATCGCGAAGTAGGGCAGCATCACCAGCCACATGACCGGGCTCACGGCCGAGGCCACGTCCTCCTGCCGCGACACGAGGGTGGCGAGCGCCGCATACATCGTCGCGAGCAGCACGAAGCCGAACGCGAAGAGCACGCCGAACCAGATGAGGGAGGTGCCGAGCTCGCCGAGCAACAGGTCCTGCCCCGTCGCCAGCATGCCGACCGAGGCCACCGCGACGATGGCGACCACCTGCGCGAGCGCGAGGATGCTGTTGCCGAGGATCTTGCCGGCGAGCATGGTGCGCGCCGAGACCGTGGCGAGCAGGATCTCCACGATGCGGGTCTGCTTCTCCTCGACCACGCTCTGCGCGATCGTCGTGCCGAAGGTGATCGCGCTCATCATGAACACCACACCGAAGGCGACGGCGATGATGTAGGCGAGCCCCGGATTGTCGGTCGTGGGGGCGAGCAGTTCGACCGAGGGCGCCGCCGAGAGGGCGGTGAGCACGTCGCTCGGCGCGCTGTCCTTCGCGAGTACCGTGAGGTCGACCGCGGTGTCCCCACCCGGCACCACGGCCGCGTCGACATCGCCGTCGAGCACCATCTGCTCGGCTGCGGCGCGGTCGGACGCCTGCGTCACCTCGAAGGACTCGCCGTCGAGCGGTTGCAGCACCGAGCTCGCCTCGCCGACGGCCGCGACCTTGGTCGGGCCGCCGAAACCGCCCGAGTTCGCCATGAAACCGCTGAACAGCACCCCGCCGAGCACGAAGAGCAGCAGCACGATGCTCGAGACGACGAATGCCTTGCTGCGCAGTTTGGTGGTGATCTCGCGCTCGGCGACGAGCCAGGCGCCCTGTGCACCGCTCACCCGACGCGCTTCGCTGCGGGACTGGATCTGCGTGGTCATTGCACGACCTCCTTGAAGATCTGGGCCAGCGTCGGGGTGACGGGGCCGAAACGACGGACGACGGACGATGCCGGGTCTTGGCCGACGGCGCGCGTGAGGATCGCCTGGGCCGCGGCGTCGCTGTCGGCGTCGAAGCGGGCGAAGCCGCCGTCGAGGTGGGTGACGGAGACGCCCGGCTGATCCCGAACCCATCCGGCATCCGCCCCGGGGCCCGCGAGCTCGATCTCGAACTCTCGCCCCGAGTGCTCGGCCCGCAGAGACTCCCGTGATCCGGAGGCGAGGATCTTGCCGCCGCCGATCACGACCACGTCGTCGCATAGCCGCTCGACGATGTCGAGCTGATGAGACGAGAACAGCACGGGAGCCCCCTGCGCGGCGTAGTCGCGCAGCACGCCGAGCACCACCTCGACCGCGATCGGGTCGAGCCCGGAGAACGGCTCGTCGAGCACCAGCGCGATGGGCTCGTGCACGAGCGCGGCCGCGATCTGCGCCCGCTGCTGGTTGCCGAGCGAGAGGTTCTCGAGGGTGTCGTCGGCGCGCTCGCCCAGACCGAGCCGCTCGACGAGACCGCTCGCCGAGGCCTTGGCCGCGTGCGCGCTCATGCCGTGCAGCCGCCCGAGATACACGAGCTGCTCGAGCACCTTCATCTTGGGGTATAGGCCCCGCTCCTCCGGCATGTAACCGAAGCGCGCCCGGTCCGCCGCGGTGACGAGCTCGCCGTCGAGCGCCACCGTGCCGCTGTCAGCGGACAGCACGCCCAGGATGATGCGCATCGTGGTGGTCTTGCCCGCGCCGTTACCGCCGACGAAACCGGTCATGCGGCCGCTCTCGACGCCGAAGCTCACGTCGCTGAGCACTCTGCGATCGCCGAAGCTGCGGGAGACGCCTGTGATCTCGATCATCTCGTCTCGCTCCTTTCCTCGTTGACTCCACGCTAGAGGCGACCTCTGACATCGCGCGTCCCCCG
This DNA window, taken from Leucobacter tenebrionis, encodes the following:
- a CDS encoding ABC transporter ATP-binding protein, whose translation is MIEITGVSRSFGDRRVLSDVSFGVESGRMTGFVGGNGAGKTTTMRIILGVLSADSGTVALDGELVTAADRARFGYMPEERGLYPKMKVLEQLVYLGRLHGMSAHAAKASASGLVERLGLGERADDTLENLSLGNQQRAQIAAALVHEPIALVLDEPFSGLDPIAVEVVLGVLRDYAAQGAPVLFSSHQLDIVERLCDDVVVIGGGKILASGSRESLRAEHSGREFEIELAGPGADAGWVRDQPGVSVTHLDGGFARFDADSDAAAQAILTRAVGQDPASSVVRRFGPVTPTLAQIFKEVVQ
- a CDS encoding ABC transporter permease, with the protein product MTTQIQSRSEARRVSGAQGAWLVAEREITTKLRSKAFVVSSIVLLLFVLGGVLFSGFMANSGGFGGPTKVAAVGEASSVLQPLDGESFEVTQASDRAAAEQMVLDGDVDAAVVPGGDTAVDLTVLAKDSAPSDVLTALSAAPSVELLAPTTDNPGLAYIIAVAFGVVFMMSAITFGTTIAQSVVEEKQTRIVEILLATVSARTMLAGKILGNSILALAQVVAIVAVASVGMLATGQDLLLGELGTSLIWFGVLFAFGFVLLATMYAALATLVSRQEDVASAVSPVMWLVMLPYFAIIFFNDNPQALAIMSYVPFSAPIGMPMRLYLGTAEWWEPLLSVGVLLVSIAIVLWIGARIYSNSILRTGAKVKLSEAIKG
- a CDS encoding thiamine-binding protein, yielding MIVAFSVAPSGTGKADASVSDAVAEAVKVVRASGLPHRTSSMFTEIEGDWDEVFDVVKRATEAVLPFGSRVSLVIKADIRPGFEGELDGKLERLERAIEGA
- a CDS encoding DHA2 family efflux MFS transporter permease subunit, which codes for MVIGFFMILVDTTIVSVANPSIMRGLDTTMVATLWATSAYLLAYAVPLLITGRLGDRFGPRRVYLVGLLIFTLSSLACGLASGVETLIAARVFQGLGASLMTPQTMSVITRIFPPRERGSAMAVWGVTAGVATLVGPILGGFLVDAWGWEWIFFINVPVGVIAFVCALRFVPVLPTNAHRFDWLGVLLSAVGMFLLVFGIQEGESFEWGTIWGPITVWSLIIAGAVVLALFVVWQRVQKGEPLIPLQIFRDRNFSVGSAVIVTVGFAVTGMSLPLMFYLQLVRGLTPTQSALMMVPMAVLSILLARPVGLLIDNRDPRRLPVLGLLLVAAGLVCYYFMSRPDVPLWLLLIPSAVLGFGNAFMWGPLASITTFGLARHLAGAGSGVYNTSRQVGAVLGSAAMAAFMGSRIAAQLGSEVADAAGGAGAEGGGSGALPEALHEGFSAAMAESILMPMGVILVGALIALLFARRPARSVESERKDHA
- a CDS encoding aldo/keto reductase, coding for MTAAGAPLPASPIPIAPGVEMPQLGYGLYKVPAEDAEHLVGLALAAGYRHLDGAAFYGNEAGVGRGIRTALESGLSREDLFVTSKVWNTEQGYDRTLRAFDRTLDDLGLEQLDLFLIHWPCAERGLFIETYRALERLHSEGRVRAIGVSNFQIPHLERLLDSTETVPAVNQVELHPWLQQRDLREFHAEHGITTEAWSPLARGRLLDDPALLGLARDRGVSVAQLVIRWHLQIGNAVIPKASSAARIAENGDVFSFELDAASMDTLAAMDRGFRSGSHPDEVN